DNA from Asanoa sp. WMMD1127:
CGCGGTCAGTCCGACCACGGCGATGGGATAGAGGCCCGACGAGGGCAGCGCGGCCCGCCGCAGCACCCAGCGGCCGCCCATCCCCACGACGAGGCCGATCGCGGCGCCGACCACCAGCTCATAGAAGATCAGCAGGACTTCCAGCCACCAAGGGTGGGCGAACGGGCCGACGGTGGCGAGCAGCACGACCACCAGCACGACCGGCGCGTCGTTGATGCCCGACTCGGCCTCGACCGCGGCCACCAGCCGCGCAGGCAGGCGCAGCTTGCGCAGGGTCGCGAACACGGCGGCCGCGTCCGTCGACGAGACCACCGCGCCATAGAGCAGGGCCAACCGCCAGTCCAGACCCAGCAACAGGTGTACGGCGACCCCGACCACCGCGATGCTCACCGCGACGCCGACCGTGGCCAGGGTGAGCGAGACACCGAGCACCGGGCGCAACGTCGACCACCGCGCGGTCAGCCCGCCCTCCGCGATGATCACGATGAGGGCGGCGAAGCCGAGCGTCCGGGTCAGCGTCGCGTCCTCGAACTGGATGCCCAGCCCGGACTCGCCGATCAGCAGTCCGAGGGCCAGGTAGACCAGGAGGCTGGGCAGGCCGAGGCGGGTCGACAGCCGCACCGCGGCGACCGCCACGAGCAGCACGCCGGCCCCCAGCAGCAGGGCGAGGTTGAGCTGCTCGCTCACGTGGTGTCGAGAAGCGCGGTGACCCGGTCGCGCGCGGCCGCGTCGCTCAGGTCGTCGGGCAGGGTGACGGTGAAGAGCTTGTCGCGGCTGGCCGCGCCGGCTCGCAGCGCCACGGCGCGGTGCCGCAGGCCGAGCGCGTCGGCGACGGCCAGCCGGGCCGCCTCGGTCGCCCGGCCGTCGACCGCGCGGGCGGTGACGGCGACGACCAGCGCCGGCCCGTGTGGGCCGTCATGGCGTCCGCCGACCCGCGCCCGGGAGGCGCCCGGTTTGACCCGGACTGCTAGCACGACGGACCTGACCATGCCTCATTGTGCCAAGAAGGGCACCCGCGAGGCGGGTGCCCTTCTTGAGAGTCGGGAGGCAGTCAGACCCGGCGGGCGCCGGCGAGCAGCGCGCTGTCGGGCT
Protein-coding regions in this window:
- a CDS encoding DUF167 domain-containing protein, which codes for MVRSVVLAVRVKPGASRARVGGRHDGPHGPALVVAVTARAVDGRATEAARLAVADALGLRHRAVALRAGAASRDKLFTVTLPDDLSDAAARDRVTALLDTT